Proteins encoded by one window of Lutibacter sp. A64:
- a CDS encoding FecR family protein has product MEFKLIIKNLNNTLTDQEKVIFNSWYNESKKHKTYYDHVAKNYSKDLDIIDLEKGWNRIEKRIKPTPYLLKNNFLKYSAVAASLLLLISVSLIFYKNSISTTSKIVNTEIKIGSDKAILTLENGEEIDLEKGKEIKTTNAESNGEKLIYKKTEETETPKIAYNYLTIPRGGQFYLELSDRTKVWLNSETQLKYPVTFIEGETRKVELVYGEAYFDVSPSTLNNGASFIVQSKTQNVEVLGTEFNIKAYQDEAFSYTTLVEGKVAVETNYNKVILQPKQQAIVNPKSETIIIENIDIYNEVSWKDGVFSFDHMPLNKIARVLSRWYDIDVQFKNIEIGNTEFNGILRKNQSLEDILTTIKNTNNINYKIDDRTIIFN; this is encoded by the coding sequence ATGGAATTTAAGTTAATCATAAAAAATCTGAATAACACACTTACTGACCAAGAAAAAGTGATTTTCAACTCTTGGTATAACGAGTCTAAAAAACACAAAACCTATTATGACCACGTAGCCAAAAATTATTCAAAAGATTTAGATATTATTGATCTAGAAAAAGGATGGAATCGTATTGAAAAACGAATAAAACCGACTCCTTATCTTCTAAAAAACAACTTTTTAAAATATTCTGCAGTTGCAGCTTCTCTTTTACTATTAATTTCTGTAAGCTTAATCTTTTATAAAAACAGTATCAGTACAACATCTAAAATAGTAAATACTGAAATAAAAATTGGTTCAGACAAAGCTATTTTAACCTTAGAAAATGGTGAAGAAATAGATCTAGAAAAAGGTAAAGAAATTAAAACAACAAATGCAGAAAGTAATGGCGAAAAACTAATCTACAAAAAAACAGAAGAAACAGAAACACCTAAAATAGCATACAATTACCTTACAATACCAAGAGGTGGTCAATTTTATTTAGAACTATCAGATAGAACTAAAGTGTGGTTAAATTCTGAAACACAACTAAAATACCCAGTTACATTTATTGAAGGAGAAACTCGTAAAGTAGAATTAGTTTATGGAGAAGCTTATTTTGATGTATCTCCAAGTACCCTTAATAACGGAGCTTCTTTTATAGTACAATCTAAAACACAAAATGTAGAAGTTTTAGGTACCGAATTTAATATTAAAGCCTACCAAGACGAAGCTTTTTCTTATACAACACTTGTTGAAGGTAAAGTAGCGGTTGAAACAAATTACAACAAAGTAATTCTACAACCAAAACAACAAGCAATTGTTAACCCTAAATCAGAAACAATTATTATTGAAAACATAGACATTTATAATGAAGTTTCTTGGAAAGATGGTGTCTTTAGCTTTGACCATATGCCACTTAATAAAATTGCTAGAGTACTATCTAGATGGTATGATATTGATGTTCAGTTTAAAAATATTGAAATAGGAAATACTGAGTTTAATGGAATCTTAAGAAAAAATCAATCTTTAGAAGATATTTTAACAACTATTAAAAATACAAACAACATCAACTACAAAATAGATGATAGAACAATTATATTTAATTAA
- a CDS encoding RNA polymerase sigma factor: MNLILIEIRNKNEKVFKNFFNKHYADLVSYANKYLFDKDSSEDIVQEVFIYIWENAENLNIQSSLKGYMYSMVRNKCLNFLKSIKITDSFELLEFNINLITEHVFNSSSEDEKKIVYHQILKIIDTLPEKMQQVVRLKFLHNYKYSEIAAELNISINTVKTQLKRAKFKITESITTILILLQINQ; this comes from the coding sequence ATGAATCTTATACTAATAGAAATACGTAACAAAAATGAAAAAGTTTTCAAAAACTTTTTTAACAAGCATTATGCTGATTTAGTTTCGTATGCTAATAAATACCTTTTTGATAAAGATTCTAGCGAGGACATTGTACAAGAAGTATTTATTTATATTTGGGAGAATGCTGAAAACCTAAATATACAATCTTCGTTAAAAGGCTATATGTATTCTATGGTAAGAAACAAATGTTTAAACTTTTTAAAATCTATAAAAATTACTGATAGTTTCGAACTTTTAGAATTTAATATAAATTTAATAACTGAACATGTTTTTAATTCTAGTTCAGAAGATGAAAAAAAAATAGTTTACCATCAAATATTAAAGATTATAGATACGCTTCCAGAAAAAATGCAACAGGTTGTACGTTTAAAATTCCTTCACAATTATAAATATTCTGAAATAGCTGCAGAACTTAATATTTCAATAAACACGGTTAAAACACAACTTAAAAGAGCTAAATTTAAAATTACAGAGTCAATAACTACAATCCTTATATTACTTCAAATAAATCAATAA
- a CDS encoding polyribonucleotide nucleotidyltransferase, protein MIPKVHTQTIDLGDGRTITIETGKLAKQAHGSVVVKMGNTMLLGTVVSNYDASAVDFLPLTVDYREKYAAAGKYPGGFFKREARPSDSEILTMRLVDRVLRPLFPKDYHAETQVMIQLMSHDDTVMPDALAGLAASAAIQLSDIPFETPISEVRVARINGEFVINPSRIQLAEADIDMMVGASEDSVMMVEGEMNECSEEEMADAIKFAHEAIKIQCAAQTALAESFGKKETRTYEKAVNDEKLEKLAHDFSYQKVYDIAKAGSSKHERSAAFAEIKEAFKATFSEEELAEKGDLISKYYSKAEKSAIRNLTLEEGLRLDGRKTTEIRPIWCEIDYLPSAHGSSIFTRGETQALATVTLGTSRDANVLDSPTYEGEERFYLHYNFPPFSTGEARPLRGTSRREVGHGNLAQRALKGMIPEDCPYTVRVVSEILESNGSSSMATVCAGTMALMDAGVKMKKPVSGIAMGLISDGDKYAVLSDILGDEDHLGDMDFKVTGTEDGITACQMDIKIKGLSYEILVKALKQAREGRLHILGKITDTIAQPNEDVKPHSPKMVSRVIPNEFIGALIGPGGKVIQEMQKETGCTIVINEDPVTEEGIVEILGTNQDGIDSVLAKIDSLLFKPEVGSIYEVKVIKMLDFGAVVEYTEAPGNEVLLHISELAWERTNNVTDVVNMGDVFDVKYFGKDPKTRKEKVSRKAILPKPEGFVERPPRDNNRGRDNRGRDNRRDDRKPRSRD, encoded by the coding sequence ATGATACCGAAGGTACATACACAAACTATTGATTTAGGAGATGGAAGAACCATCACAATCGAAACCGGAAAATTAGCAAAACAAGCCCATGGTTCTGTTGTTGTTAAAATGGGAAACACCATGTTATTAGGTACAGTTGTATCTAATTACGATGCAAGCGCTGTAGATTTCTTGCCATTAACTGTAGATTATAGAGAAAAATATGCTGCTGCAGGTAAATACCCTGGAGGTTTCTTTAAAAGAGAAGCTAGACCAAGTGATAGCGAAATATTAACAATGCGTTTAGTTGACCGTGTATTACGTCCATTATTCCCTAAAGATTATCACGCAGAAACACAAGTTATGATACAATTAATGTCTCATGACGATACTGTTATGCCAGATGCATTAGCTGGTTTAGCCGCATCAGCTGCAATTCAGTTAAGTGATATTCCTTTTGAAACACCAATTTCTGAAGTAAGAGTAGCTAGAATTAACGGAGAATTCGTAATCAACCCTAGTAGAATTCAATTAGCTGAAGCTGATATTGATATGATGGTTGGTGCTTCTGAAGATTCTGTAATGATGGTTGAAGGTGAAATGAATGAATGTAGCGAAGAAGAAATGGCAGATGCTATTAAGTTTGCACACGAAGCAATTAAAATTCAATGTGCTGCACAAACTGCATTAGCAGAATCATTTGGAAAAAAAGAAACACGTACGTATGAAAAAGCAGTAAATGACGAAAAATTAGAAAAACTAGCGCATGATTTTTCATACCAAAAAGTATACGATATAGCAAAAGCAGGAAGTTCAAAACACGAACGTAGTGCTGCATTTGCAGAAATAAAAGAAGCTTTTAAAGCTACATTTTCAGAAGAAGAATTGGCTGAAAAAGGAGACTTAATTTCTAAATATTACAGTAAAGCTGAAAAAAGTGCTATTAGAAACTTAACTCTTGAAGAAGGTTTACGTTTAGATGGAAGAAAAACTACAGAAATTCGCCCTATCTGGTGTGAAATAGACTATTTACCATCAGCACACGGTTCTTCAATTTTTACTCGTGGTGAAACTCAAGCATTAGCAACAGTTACTTTAGGTACTTCTAGAGATGCAAATGTATTAGACTCACCAACATACGAAGGGGAAGAACGTTTTTATTTACACTATAACTTCCCTCCTTTCTCAACTGGTGAAGCTAGACCTTTAAGAGGTACTTCACGTAGAGAAGTAGGACACGGAAACTTAGCTCAACGTGCTTTAAAAGGAATGATTCCTGAAGATTGCCCTTACACTGTAAGAGTTGTTTCAGAAATATTAGAATCTAACGGTTCTTCTTCAATGGCAACTGTTTGTGCTGGTACAATGGCATTAATGGATGCAGGTGTTAAAATGAAGAAACCTGTTTCTGGTATTGCAATGGGATTAATTTCTGATGGTGATAAATATGCTGTATTAAGTGATATTTTAGGTGATGAAGATCATTTAGGTGATATGGACTTTAAAGTTACTGGTACTGAAGATGGTATTACAGCTTGCCAAATGGATATTAAAATTAAAGGATTATCTTACGAAATTTTAGTAAAAGCACTAAAACAAGCTCGTGAAGGTCGTTTACATATTTTAGGAAAAATTACTGATACAATTGCACAACCAAATGAAGATGTAAAACCACATTCTCCTAAAATGGTTTCTAGAGTTATTCCTAACGAATTTATTGGAGCTTTAATTGGTCCAGGTGGAAAAGTAATTCAAGAAATGCAAAAAGAAACAGGTTGTACTATTGTTATTAACGAAGATCCTGTAACTGAAGAAGGTATTGTTGAAATTTTAGGAACTAACCAAGATGGTATTGATAGTGTTTTAGCTAAAATAGACTCTTTATTATTTAAACCTGAAGTAGGAAGTATTTATGAAGTTAAAGTAATTAAAATGTTAGATTTTGGTGCAGTTGTAGAATATACAGAAGCTCCAGGAAACGAAGTTTTATTGCACATTTCTGAACTTGCTTGGGAACGTACAAATAATGTAACAGATGTTGTTAATATGGGTGATGTTTTTGATGTAAAATACTTTGGTAAAGATCCTAAAACTCGTAAAGAAAAAGTATCTAGAAAAGCTATTTTACCTAAACCAGAAGGTTTTGTAGAAAGACCTCCAAGAGATAATAATCGAGGCAGAGATAATCGTGGTAGAGATAACCGCAGAGATGATAGAAAACCAAGATCTAGAGATTAA
- the rpsO gene encoding 30S ribosomal protein S15, whose translation MYLTKEKKAEIFAKHNESATDTGSSEGQIALFTYRINHLTEHLKRNRKDYNTERSLVKLVGKRRNLLDYLIKTDIVRYREIIKELGIRK comes from the coding sequence ATGTACTTAACAAAAGAGAAAAAAGCGGAAATTTTCGCAAAACACAACGAATCAGCAACAGATACTGGTTCTTCAGAAGGTCAAATTGCCTTATTTACTTATAGAATTAACCATTTAACTGAACACTTGAAAAGAAATCGTAAAGATTATAATACTGAGCGCTCATTAGTAAAATTAGTAGGTAAAAGAAGAAATTTACTTGATTATCTAATTAAAACTGATATTGTAAGATATCGTGAGATAATTAAAGAATTAGGAATAAGAAAATAA
- the accD gene encoding acetyl-CoA carboxylase, carboxyltransferase subunit beta, protein MSSWFKRKDKGIQTATEDKKDVPKGLWYKTPSGKVVDTDELKENYYVSPEDGYHVRVGSAEYFEILFDDNKFKEFDKNMVSKDPLKFTDTKKYTERLKQAYEKTKLKDAIRTAVGKSLGKDLVIAAMDFAFIGGSMGSVVGEKISRAIDYSIKNKVPFLMISKSGGARMMEASYSLMQLVKTSAKIAQLAEARIPYISLCTDPTTGGTTASYAMLGDVNFAEPNALVAFAGPRVVKDTTGKDLPPGFQRSEFVLEHGFLDKIIERKNLKQQINLYIDLVENLPIRK, encoded by the coding sequence ATGTCATCTTGGTTTAAAAGAAAAGATAAGGGAATTCAAACAGCAACGGAAGATAAGAAAGATGTACCAAAAGGATTATGGTACAAAACGCCTAGTGGTAAAGTTGTTGATACCGATGAATTAAAAGAAAATTATTATGTGAGTCCAGAAGATGGGTACCACGTAAGAGTTGGAAGCGCAGAATATTTTGAAATTCTTTTTGATGATAATAAATTCAAAGAGTTCGACAAAAATATGGTTTCTAAAGATCCATTAAAATTTACTGACACCAAAAAATATACAGAACGCTTAAAACAAGCTTACGAAAAAACAAAACTTAAAGATGCTATTAGAACAGCTGTTGGAAAATCTTTAGGTAAAGACTTAGTAATTGCCGCAATGGATTTCGCTTTTATAGGTGGTTCAATGGGTAGTGTTGTTGGAGAAAAAATTTCTCGCGCAATTGATTATTCAATAAAAAACAAAGTTCCTTTTTTAATGATTTCTAAATCTGGAGGAGCTAGAATGATGGAAGCATCATACTCGTTAATGCAATTGGTAAAAACATCTGCCAAAATTGCACAACTTGCAGAAGCTCGCATTCCATACATTTCATTATGCACAGACCCAACAACAGGAGGAACAACCGCATCTTATGCTATGTTAGGCGATGTAAACTTTGCTGAACCAAATGCTTTAGTTGCATTTGCTGGACCTAGAGTGGTTAAAGATACTACAGGAAAAGACCTACCCCCAGGATTTCAAAGATCTGAATTTGTACTAGAACATGGGTTTCTAGATAAAATTATTGAACGTAAAAATTTAAAACAACAAATTAATCTTTATATAGACCTAGTAGAAAATTTACCTATTAGAAAATAG
- the fbaA gene encoding class II fructose-bisphosphate aldolase has translation MSHTIKPGVATGSEVQEIFKLAKSKKFALPAVNVTGSNTINSVLETAKELNSPVIIQFSNGGAQFNAGKGLSNENQKSAIAGGIAGAKHIHTLAEAYGVPVILHTDHCAKKLLPWIDGLLDAGEQFFKETGKPLFSSHMIDLSEEPIEENIEICKTYLARMAKMGMTLEIELGITGGEEDGVDNSDVDASKLYTQPEEVAYAYDELKKVSNNFTIAASFGNVHGVYKPGNVKLTPKILDNSQKYIEKKNGTQPNPVDFVFHGGSGSSLEEIREAIGYGVVKMNIDTDLQFAFTEGIRDYMNDKIDYLRTQIGNPDGADKPNKKYYDPRGWLRKGEETFKTRLKQAFKDLNCIDTL, from the coding sequence ATGAGTCATACAATTAAACCCGGAGTTGCAACAGGAAGCGAAGTGCAAGAGATTTTTAAATTAGCAAAATCAAAAAAATTCGCATTACCAGCTGTAAATGTTACAGGATCTAACACAATTAACAGTGTTTTAGAAACTGCAAAAGAATTAAATTCTCCTGTAATTATTCAATTCTCTAACGGAGGAGCACAATTTAATGCAGGTAAAGGATTATCTAATGAAAATCAAAAATCAGCTATTGCTGGTGGTATTGCAGGAGCAAAACACATACACACATTAGCAGAAGCCTATGGAGTGCCAGTAATTTTACACACAGACCACTGTGCTAAAAAATTATTACCTTGGATTGATGGATTATTAGATGCAGGTGAACAATTTTTTAAAGAAACTGGTAAACCATTATTTAGTTCTCATATGATTGATTTATCTGAAGAACCAATCGAAGAAAACATTGAAATTTGTAAAACCTACTTAGCACGTATGGCTAAAATGGGAATGACCTTAGAAATTGAATTAGGTATTACAGGTGGTGAAGAAGACGGTGTAGATAACTCTGATGTTGATGCATCAAAATTATATACACAACCTGAAGAAGTTGCATACGCTTATGATGAACTTAAAAAAGTAAGTAACAACTTTACAATTGCTGCTTCATTTGGAAATGTTCACGGTGTATACAAACCAGGAAACGTAAAATTAACACCAAAAATCTTAGATAATTCTCAAAAATATATCGAAAAGAAAAATGGAACACAACCTAACCCTGTAGATTTTGTATTCCACGGAGGTTCTGGTTCTTCATTAGAAGAAATTAGAGAAGCTATTGGATATGGTGTTGTTAAAATGAATATCGACACAGATCTTCAATTTGCTTTTACTGAAGGAATTAGAGATTATATGAATGATAAAATCGACTATTTAAGAACACAAATAGGAAATCCTGATGGAGCTGATAAACCTAACAAAAAATACTACGATCCTCGTGGTTGGTTACGTAAAGGTGAAGAAACTTTTAAAACACGTTTAAAACAAGCTTTTAAAGATTTAAACTGTATAGATACCTTATAA